The Amycolatopsis umgeniensis DNA segment CCTTCGGGTCTGCCCAGTCTCGCCGGGGGCGGCGTGAGCCCCGTCGGTGGTTCCGCCGCCGGGGGATCGCTTTCGCCGGTCGCGCCGGTCAGCCCATCACCCGGTGGCGTCGGCAGCGCCGCTTTCCCGCCGGTGACCTCCTTGTCCGCCACGGGTTCCGGCGGCGCGAGCACGTCCGGCAGCCCGGGGACGATGCCGCCGGCGCAACAGCAACCGCAGCACGGCGGGGCGAAAAGGGGCGGCGGGATCAAGCCCGGCGCCGCCGAGCACGCCGCCACCGGAAGGCCTCGCGAGCGCAAATCCGGCGTGACCCCGGGAGTTTCGCTACTCGGGCGGTCAGGACGTGGCCGTCCGGCCGACCGGACGGCGGAACCGGCTCCCGCGCCCCGGCGCTGGGACCGGGAGAACGACACGGTCCAGCTGCTCGACGAAGAGTTGTGGCAGGTCGAACAGGAAGACAGTGGTCCGCGCTACCGCGCCGGACAGTGAGGAGGGGTAGATGCCCGATCAAATCAAAGCGGATACCGAGTCGATGAGCGCTTACTCGAGCAAGCTCACCGCCCCGGAGATGCCGCCGTCACTCGCGCGACTGGGGACGCCGCCGAATCTGACCGGTCTCTTCGAAGGCATCGCGATGTCGGTGCTGGACAAGGCCGCGACAGCGAGTATGGCCGCGTTCATGGCGAAGATGACCGAAGAGATGGTCACCGACTCGACGAAGGTCAAGACCGCCGCGCTCACCTACAGCGCGGCGGACGTCACCAGCGCCCTCGAACTGGCCACGTCCGCCACCAAGGTGCTCAAACAGGGCATCGACCTGGTGAAGAAGACGGCCGGTTCCGGGCAGCAGCAACCGTCCACCGCCGAAAAACCGGCCGACCAGACTGCGAGCGACGCCTCGCAGGACCTTGTCTGAGGAGCTCAACATGGCTGTTCCTTACAATCTGCTGCCGATCGAGATGCATTTGGCGATGATCTCCGCCGAGCAGGCCAACGTCGCCGTCCTCACCGACGCGGCGCGGATGTGGACCGAATCCCGCGCGTGGATCGAAAACGCGTCGACCGAACTGCACACCCGGGTGGGCGAGTTGTCGCCGACCTGGCAGGACGACGCCGGCCGCGCCCACGAAGAAAAGGCGCAGCGTTCCCTCGCCGAACTCCGGTTCTGGGGTGAGCGCATCGATCTGGCCCAGCCCGCCGAGACACTGACGACGCTGGCGGGCGGGATCCAGGAGACGATGCAGGAGGTGGCGGTGCTGCACGGCCAGTACATGGCGGCGATCTCCAACCCGTTCACCGCCTGGGCGGCTCCCTTGATCCAGCAGGCGTCGGGTGCGCGGATGACCGCACTCGGCGCGCAGTTCGACATGTCGATGCTCAAGGTCGTCTCGGCCTCCGGAATCCAGCAGCCCGACCATCTGATGCCCGAGATGCCGCAGGCGTCCGCGGAAGGGAACTCCCCCGCCGACTTCATCAAGGCGGCCGAAGCGGGGATGAACGCGCTGTCGGAGGTGCAGGGGCTCGCCGAATCGGTCGGCGTCGGCGGCGGGAGCGGGAGCTCCCTCCCGGATGTCTCGATACCGGACATCCCCGGCTACGACGGATCGTCCGGCGTTTCGCTCGCCGGGCTGGCCCCGCTGCCGGCCGCGGCAGGCGCCGTCCCGTCGCTCGGCGGACTGCCCGGAGGATCGGGTGCGCCGCCGGTGCCGACGGGACTCCTCGGCGGTATCGGCGCGGCGGGCGGGATGGCCGGTCTTCCGGTGGCCGCCAAACCTGTCGGGACGAAGAAGGCGCCCAGCCTGGCTTCCGAGATCCAGCCCGGGGCCGCGACGCCGTCCGGCGCGAAGGCGGCGACCAGCCCGATGTCCCCGATGTCGCCGCCGCATGCCGGCGGGCAGAACACGGCGAGCACGCTTCGCCCGTCTTCGAGCGACCAGCCGACCGGACGGAACGGGGCGGCCCGGCGGGCGTCGTCAGGGAAGAGCGACGGCGTTCCGGAGAAGCTGCGCGGCCGTGCCGCGAAAGGCAGCCCGGACGGTCAGTTCACCCTGCGCCGGGCGTGACTGAAGGCCTGTCCTGTCGGGGCGGGTCCGTGAAGGCCTCCTTCCCTACGCTCAAGGTAGGGAAGGAGGCCTTCACGGACAGCTCCCTTCGTCGTGCCGGACGCGGGAAACTCAGCCGCCCAGGGTTTGACGGCGGGCGGCGGTGGGGTCGAGGCTCGGGCCCTCGGGCAGACGGGCCACCAGGCCGGCGGGAAGCCGCATCGGACTCACCGATGGATACCCGAGCATCTTGAGCACGTCGGGGGAAGCCAGCGGATAGCGGCGCCCCATGTCGGTCACCACGGTCAGCGTCCCGGCGGGAGCCTGCGCCGACGGCATCGCCTCGACGACGATCGCGCTGCCCGGCGGCACGTGGACGCGGTCCGCGAGCGGTGTCCCGGTGGCGGTCCGGCGAGCCGTGGTGGACATCGGATCGGCGGGCGGCAGCACTGGATCGACGGCCAGCGAAGGAGCCGCGGCGCCGTCGGCGAAGGTGGCGCACACGGTGGCGTCCTGATCACGCAGACGCGCGACGGCCGGACGGATCGCGGGCGCCGCGCCCGCTTCGGCCTGGATCGGGTCCAGTTGCCGCGACATCGTCGCCAGCGAAGGCGGCAGCGGCACGGTTTTGGGCTCGGCCCCTGGATAGGCGGCGAGCATCTGGGCGCTCGCGCGCTGGACGTCGTACTGCAGTTCGGTGATCGGCCGCAGGGCGTCCCGTTCGGTGAGGTAGTGCTGTTTTCCGCCGCCGGAGGCCTGCACCATCAGCAGCATCCCGTTCCGGATGTCGGTCCTGCCCGGGACAGCGGTGGACACCTCCCCCGCGGCGGCCACCGGGAGCGGGCCGATCGGCGCGCCTTCCGGGAGTACGTCGAGCCAGGCCCTGCCGACCCTCGCCCACGGCTCGGCGGTGAGCGCGAGCCCGGTGCCGACGGCGCCGTAGTCGTCGATCTTGTGCCGATGGCCGCGCCACACCAGGAACCGCTCGCCGGTCGACGTCGATTCCACCAGCAACGCCTGATCGCCCAGTTCCGCACCGCCGGACGGCGAAGCGCCCGCCAGCAGGACCGACTCCTCGATCCGGCTGCCCGCGAGGTCACTGGCGGGGGCCGAACACAGCGACCACGAACCGGTCAGCAGTTTTTCCTTGCCGGGCAAGGCGTCCGGCGCGTCGGCGATACCGATCCGCGGTCCGCGCGGGACGCCGGCGAGCGAGTCGCGCGATACCCGTTCCGTGGCGCGGTGATCGCCGAGCAGGAGCAGCGCCGACGTGTAGTTCGCGACGGGGTGCAGCCTGCCGTCCAGGAAGACGTACCTGGTTCCGGTCTCCTTCTCCAGGATGACCGCCGGATCCTTCCGCCAGGCGTTGTTCCCGCCGGGCACGATCATCCCGTACACCCCGACGCACGCCAGCGCCACGATCGCCAGCGCGACACTGGCGAAAGCGGCGCCGGAGGGACGCCGGAACGGCGGCTGCTCCGGATCGGTCTCCCTGGTCACGAGCGCGGAAATCGCGCGCTGCACCAGGAATTGGTACGCCTGCAGTTGATCTCGTTTGGACGCCATGGTTTCAGCCCCCCAGTCCGCGCACGTAGCCGTACAGGCCGAGCACCGAACACGCCACCGGGACGACGGCGATCATCAGCAGGATCTCGAAGTACTCGGCGAGCCTGCCGAGATAAGGGTTGGCGGCGCGAGTACTCAGTACGACACCGGAGGCGATGACGCCCGCGGCCACCGCCAAGGACAACGGTCCGGCCAGGACGAGCAGCAGCGAGCGGTCCGCCATGAGCGGACCCGCGAGCAGGCATCCGGCGCCGAAGATCCCGGTCACCAGCAACGGCAGCCGCTGCCGCAGGATCGGATACAACCTCGCCCGCACCAGGAAACCGGCCGCGAGCAGGGCGACGAGGACGACAGCGGCCTCGCTGTCGCTGCGGATCAGCGAAAGCTGGCAGTACAGGACGACGATCGCCGCGCCGCCCAGCATGCCGGTGAGCAGCGCGTCCGCTCTGGCCACGGCGGCGTGCACGAGGGCGAGCGGTGGCTGGGGATCGTCGCGGACGAGGTCCGCCGTCGAACGCGGCAGCACCGGCATCGGCACCCGGCCGAGCCGCAGCGCCAAGGGCGCGAACGTGGTCGAGAGCGCGAGCACCCCGCCGCCTATCACGGCCGCCGACCGATAGCCCGCCAGATCGTCGAAGGTGGCCAGCCAGCCGCCGAGCACCCCGAGCAGGCCGACGGTGGCCGCCCCCGCGAACAGCTCCGGCGCGGCTGTCACCCCGAGATGCCCGACGACGGCCGCGAGCAGCAACGCCGCACTCGCCAGCAGCAGATTTCCAGCGGACAACGCGCCGATCGGATCGTCGTCCGCCAGCAGCAGGCCGCCGCCGGTGAAGGCGAACGGAAGCGCGACGGCGGCGAGAACCGCCCCGGCCCCGGCGTCACGCAGGGCCCGCGCGAGCAGGACGCCCGCGGCCAGCAACAGCGCCGAAACGGCCAGCGCCCAGAACGCCGGGGACGTCCACGGGGGTCCGGCGCGCAGCACCGCGACGAGACCGAACGACAGCGCCACCGCGCCGGCCGCCAGCCCCGCCTGCCGCGTGTGCCGCGGCCCCCAGGCCTTGCCGGTGCGGCCGGAGCCGGTCGCGATCGCGTCCACGAGGTCGTCGTACTCGGGCTCCGGCCATTCGGCGCGGCGCGGCGTCAGATGGAGGATCTCCCCGTCCCGGACCCGGTGCGCGCCCAGCGTCCGGTCCAGATCGAAGGCCGTCCCGTCGGCGCGGCGCAGTTGCCAGCCGCCGCCGGCGACCCCGTCGTCGGCCATCCCTTCACCCGCCCGCGCGAGCAGGCCGGGGAGGATTTCGGCGACGGAAGCGTGTTCCGGCAGCGCCATGTCGATGCGCCGGTGCGGAGTGGTGATGGTGACCCTGACCAGGCCGGCAGTCTGCATGGGAAAAGAGTGGGCCGGTGACCGGGCCGCCGGGCCCCCGCGGCAGGAACCTGCCGCCGGGAAAGTGCGACGGATCCGGTCTTCTTGCGCGACAATGGGGACATGAGCATCGAGACAGGCGTCGGCGGACCGAGGCTGCTGGCCCAGGGCCCCATCGCCACCGTCTACGCGGGCCGGGATCCCGTCACGGGCAACGACTTTGCGGTCAAGATGTTCCCCGCTTCCTTCGACCGTGAGACCTCGGCGTGGCTCGAGCGCGAACGGAAGGCGCTCGCCGCCGTGCGGTCGACGCGGTCGGTCCTGCAGATCGACGAAATCCTGTCCCACCCCGACGGCCGCTCCGGTGTCCGCCGCGAACTGTGCCCGGGTTCCCTCGCCGGACTGCTGGATTCCGGTGCCCGCCTGGGGGTTTCCGACGTTCTCGCGCTCGGCGCCTCGATCGCGTCCGCGCTCGCCGCGGCGCACGGGGCGGACTTGCTGCACGGCGGCGTGAGCCCGCACAACGTGCTGTACCGCGCGTCCGGCGAATTCGTGCTCGCCGATTTCGGGGTGGCCCTGCGGCGGCGATTCCCGCGCGATCCGATGTACGCGGTCGAGTACACCGCGCCGGAAACCCTGCGCGACGACACACTTTCCCCCGCGTCCGACCTTTATGGACTCGGCGCGGTGCTCTACGCCGCCTTGACCGGCGCACCGCCCTTCCCCTGCCACACCGGGCAGCAGCCCGGCGAGCGGATCCTCCAGGTACTGCGGGAACCGGTGACGCCGATCCAGGACCCGGCCGTCCCGAGGGAACTCTCCGGCACGATCCTCCGATTGCTGGCCAAGGAACCGGCCGACCGGCCC contains these protein-coding regions:
- the eccB gene encoding type VII secretion protein EccB; translated protein: MASKRDQLQAYQFLVQRAISALVTRETDPEQPPFRRPSGAAFASVALAIVALACVGVYGMIVPGGNNAWRKDPAVILEKETGTRYVFLDGRLHPVANYTSALLLLGDHRATERVSRDSLAGVPRGPRIGIADAPDALPGKEKLLTGSWSLCSAPASDLAGSRIEESVLLAGASPSGGAELGDQALLVESTSTGERFLVWRGHRHKIDDYGAVGTGLALTAEPWARVGRAWLDVLPEGAPIGPLPVAAAGEVSTAVPGRTDIRNGMLLMVQASGGGKQHYLTERDALRPITELQYDVQRASAQMLAAYPGAEPKTVPLPPSLATMSRQLDPIQAEAGAAPAIRPAVARLRDQDATVCATFADGAAAPSLAVDPVLPPADPMSTTARRTATGTPLADRVHVPPGSAIVVEAMPSAQAPAGTLTVVTDMGRRYPLASPDVLKMLGYPSVSPMRLPAGLVARLPEGPSLDPTAARRQTLGG
- the eccD gene encoding type VII secretion integral membrane protein EccD — encoded protein: MQTAGLVRVTITTPHRRIDMALPEHASVAEILPGLLARAGEGMADDGVAGGGWQLRRADGTAFDLDRTLGAHRVRDGEILHLTPRRAEWPEPEYDDLVDAIATGSGRTGKAWGPRHTRQAGLAAGAVALSFGLVAVLRAGPPWTSPAFWALAVSALLLAAGVLLARALRDAGAGAVLAAVALPFAFTGGGLLLADDDPIGALSAGNLLLASAALLLAAVVGHLGVTAAPELFAGAATVGLLGVLGGWLATFDDLAGYRSAAVIGGGVLALSTTFAPLALRLGRVPMPVLPRSTADLVRDDPQPPLALVHAAVARADALLTGMLGGAAIVVLYCQLSLIRSDSEAAVVLVALLAAGFLVRARLYPILRQRLPLLVTGIFGAGCLLAGPLMADRSLLLVLAGPLSLAVAAGVIASGVVLSTRAANPYLGRLAEYFEILLMIAVVPVACSVLGLYGYVRGLGG
- a CDS encoding serine/threonine protein kinase, which codes for MSIETGVGGPRLLAQGPIATVYAGRDPVTGNDFAVKMFPASFDRETSAWLERERKALAAVRSTRSVLQIDEILSHPDGRSGVRRELCPGSLAGLLDSGARLGVSDVLALGASIASALAAAHGADLLHGGVSPHNVLYRASGEFVLADFGVALRRRFPRDPMYAVEYTAPETLRDDTLSPASDLYGLGAVLYAALTGAPPFPCHTGQQPGERILQVLREPVTPIQDPAVPRELSGTILRLLAKEPADRPHDVASLARLFTKLRLPGGEVVTGESHDVPGEEEDVDVEFDDFAEVHRPPAGAPPVQVVQAPPAGGRTLIREFSGPLKTERGIPWRPVALAGAGVLVAGLAALPLVLGPAEVGGQAIPVAAAIPPPSPASAPAPDVKLALAPPQDQSDRVQLTWTAEGELDFVVIMAGERIETKQLIAHRQRSLEVPVDPARRYCFQLRATDGRHVYTTEPIAIRGARCNP